A genomic window from Nocardioides sp. BP30 includes:
- a CDS encoding aromatic-ring-hydroxylating dioxygenase subunit beta, whose product MTMIAAQDQPVVPLNLGAAPGPLPVPEADIVSFLHYEARLADEARYSEWEQLWDDDALYWVPMRPDDDPAKKLSYIYDNRNRIKSRVAQLNTGNRHSQTPPSVMRRLLSNMEVTDTDATAGTVTVASNFALFEYRYTQRVWAGRVVHQVRRTPDGLRLVHKTVHLISAGGPVDTLAFLI is encoded by the coding sequence ATGACCATGATCGCCGCCCAGGATCAGCCCGTCGTGCCGCTCAACCTCGGCGCCGCCCCCGGTCCGCTGCCCGTCCCCGAGGCCGACATCGTCAGCTTCCTGCACTACGAGGCCAGGCTCGCCGATGAGGCGCGCTACTCCGAGTGGGAGCAGCTCTGGGATGACGACGCCCTCTACTGGGTGCCGATGCGGCCCGATGACGACCCGGCCAAGAAGCTCTCCTACATCTACGACAACCGCAACCGGATCAAGAGCCGCGTCGCCCAGCTCAACACCGGTAACCGGCACTCCCAGACGCCGCCGTCGGTGATGCGCCGGTTGCTCTCGAACATGGAGGTCACTGACACCGACGCCACCGCCGGCACGGTGACCGTCGCCTCCAACTTCGCACTCTTCGAGTACCGCTATACGCAACGGGTCTGGGCCGGTCGCGTCGTCCACCAGGTCCGCCGTACGCCGGACGGCCTGCGCCTGGTCCACAAGACCGTCCACCTGATCAGCGCCGGCGGCCCGGTCGACACCCTGGCCTTCCTGATCTGA
- a CDS encoding class I adenylate-forming enzyme family protein, with protein MLIGDISTNNARRVPQKKAIVVDGRTLTWSDVDERARRLANHLLAGGLAKGDRVLVVARNTVEWPEVVFALAKAGLIAVPINIRLAADELAYARDDSGARAAVVHADQVDRFGAELKGLDVVLEIGGQAVGTDYEAALAAAATSDPTPAELVPDDPQFILYTSGTTGRPKGVVNTHRGMLAQVVDTTIVTEANRSDVYLATTPFFTAGGMVRTLSWTYLGQTMVIHHRFDPQAVIDEIERSGITFTTFIPTMLQRTLRILEEGPPRDMSSLRRISYGSAPVPPGLAEKAMRLLGCDMQQRYGLTECGGQATILTPQDHRDMVAGKTSILTSCGQETPMCSIRIVDEDGGELPAGEIGEVVMVSDAAAIGYWNMPEATAATFRPTGLWSGDLGYLDEERYLHITGRKTDMIISGGFNVYPGEIERVIGHHPSVEMVAVVGVQDPEWGETPVAVIVPRGEVDQDELAGEIQTLCREQLAGYKQPRRIEFAQEFPLGPAGKILKREIAEQFRVAVGH; from the coding sequence GTGCTTATCGGTGACATCTCGACCAACAACGCTCGCCGCGTCCCGCAGAAGAAGGCGATCGTCGTGGACGGGCGCACGTTGACCTGGTCCGACGTGGACGAGCGTGCGCGTCGGCTCGCCAACCACCTCCTCGCGGGCGGTCTTGCGAAGGGCGACCGCGTCCTCGTGGTCGCCCGCAACACGGTGGAGTGGCCCGAGGTCGTCTTCGCGCTCGCCAAGGCGGGCTTGATCGCTGTACCGATCAACATCCGGCTGGCCGCCGACGAGCTGGCCTACGCCCGCGACGACTCCGGTGCTCGGGCGGCTGTGGTCCACGCCGATCAGGTCGACCGCTTCGGCGCCGAGCTGAAGGGCCTCGACGTCGTGCTGGAGATCGGTGGCCAGGCCGTGGGCACCGACTACGAGGCCGCTCTGGCCGCCGCCGCGACCAGCGACCCGACGCCGGCCGAGCTGGTGCCCGACGACCCGCAGTTCATCCTCTACACCAGCGGCACGACGGGCCGCCCCAAGGGCGTCGTCAACACGCACCGCGGGATGCTCGCGCAAGTGGTCGACACCACGATCGTGACCGAGGCCAACCGCTCCGATGTCTATCTGGCCACCACGCCCTTCTTCACCGCCGGCGGCATGGTGCGCACGCTCTCGTGGACCTATCTGGGGCAGACGATGGTGATCCACCACCGCTTCGATCCCCAGGCAGTGATCGACGAGATCGAGCGAAGCGGCATCACCTTCACGACCTTCATCCCGACGATGCTGCAGCGCACGCTCCGCATCCTCGAGGAGGGTCCGCCGCGCGACATGTCGAGCCTGCGCCGGATCAGCTACGGGTCCGCGCCCGTACCGCCGGGTCTCGCCGAGAAGGCGATGCGTCTGCTCGGCTGCGACATGCAGCAGCGCTACGGCCTCACCGAGTGTGGGGGACAGGCCACGATCCTGACCCCCCAGGACCACCGCGACATGGTGGCGGGAAAGACGTCGATCCTCACCTCCTGCGGTCAGGAGACTCCGATGTGCTCGATCCGCATCGTCGACGAGGACGGCGGTGAGTTGCCGGCAGGCGAGATCGGTGAGGTCGTGATGGTCAGCGATGCGGCGGCGATCGGCTATTGGAACATGCCCGAAGCGACAGCGGCGACGTTCCGCCCGACCGGCCTGTGGTCGGGCGACCTCGGCTACCTCGACGAGGAGCGCTACCTGCACATCACCGGTCGCAAGACCGACATGATCATCTCGGGCGGGTTCAACGTCTACCCGGGGGAGATCGAGCGGGTCATCGGCCACCATCCGTCGGTGGAGATGGTCGCCGTCGTCGGTGTCCAGGATCCCGAGTGGGGGGAGACACCGGTCGCGGTCATCGTGCCCCGGGGTGAGGTCGACCAGGACGAGCTCGCCGGTGAGATCCAGACGCTGTGCCGCGAGCAACTGGCCGGCTACAAGCAGCCACGACGCATCGAGTTCGCCCAGGAGTTCCCGCTCGGGCCGGCCGGCAAGATCCTCAAGCGCGAGATCGCGGAGCAGTTCCGCGTAGCGGTCGGTCACTGA